The region CGAGGTACATATGGTCGAGTTGATCTAGCTATATATAAAGAAACGGGGCTGGAAGTAGCACTAAAGCACATGCCAAAGAAGTCCACGAAGTTTAAAGATTTCCAGCGTGAATTTACATTGGGACATTGTTTATCAGTACATCCTAATATCATTAACTCTTATGACGTTGCTTTTGAAACTGCCACTACGTACACATTTGCTCAGGAATATGCTCCATACGGTGATCTATTTGAATCCATACCACCCCAGAAAGGTCTTCCTGAAGACGTGGCTAAACAATGCATACAGCAGATTGCTTCGGCTATTGACTTTATCCATGGTAAGAACATTGTGCACAGAGATATCAAACCCGAAAACGTCTTGCTTTTTAGACAAGACTGTTCCAATGTCAAACTAATGGACTTTGGCATGACGAGACGGACAGGAACACATGTAAGGAAAATTAGTGGTAGTATACCATATACTCCACCGGAAATTTGCGAAGCAGTTAAAAACGAAGGATTTTATGTGGAATGCAGCCAAGACGTGTGGGCATTTGGTGTTCTCTTGTTCTGTATATTGACTGGCAACTTTCCATGGGAAACTGCTGTTACTGACGATCCCTACTTCTTAGAATACTCACAATGGCAAAAGCGTAAAACTAACACCGTTCCTACGCAGTGGAGAAAATTTACTCCCCGACTTATGCGAGTGTTCAGGAAAATCTTAGACATCAAACCAGAAAAGCGATGCTCTGCCAGAGAAATTTATAAATATCTTTCTGACGATTGGATACAAAGGGAAATGGAACCACTTCCTCAGCAAGACACGTTTCGACGTTATAGTAAGTCCATGGATGAATTGAGTGTGCTGTTAGAAGCACATGGTGTTAACACCGCAGCTGATCCCAAGGGTAGAGAAAAAATGACAAGTGAATGGGTGTTATCGACCATGGAAACAAACAATAAACGCGGTGCTGAAAACATTGTAGCCATCGGGACACCACCTGAATATCGTCATCAGTATAGGCCTGCTTTGGCCGAGCTAGACGATAAGAAAGATAGTCTTCCGAGTGAAATGGAAAGAACTGGCCAACCAAATGATGGACATCGATTCGCTAGGAAAATACTATCTAAACTAAGACGATCTAAAGAAATCATATCTCCATCTTGACGTTCTTCGAAGTTATAATTACAGGACCTGTGTTCCACACATTTACTGCCATGTTTAACCATAGTATTGAAATTCTTGGGATGAGCAAGGAATATCTTAACCTTGGCAACAAATTCGAAACTTGTTTTTCTTTGCTACTCGGATGCAGGTGATTAGGGAAATCTTATTACATTTCTTGATCGGCCATTTGAGTATGAACACTGGACAGATGGCATTGGCGTTACCATGTCAACCACATACATCCCACGATGTCCTTGAATTTGCCAAGTTTATATAGTAAAGTCGGTGACTATGTTGTTAGTAAATGTTTACAAGTTAATAAAGCAAAAAATCCAAACTTATCTTGAAATTCTTCATTTATAGTTACTGTACTGATTCTTCTACACTGATATCGTAACCATAGTAACACCTGTGATGTCACTAGATTCCCGTTACTTTCACCAATAATTCATGAAGTGATGTCACCCTCAACATCAATTATAGTTACATTGACTATCTTTGGGGAATACGCTGCTCAAATATTGATAAGATGTAAAGTGCTTTGTCAACTTTGCCTATCTGCACGATTCCTCATACGCTTCTCCACTTTGAAAGAcaactaaatatatattatgggaAATTTATGTCAAGTATGTGACCATTTAGATAATttacatttcaatgaaaaatacGTTTAAAGTCTCTCTCGCAGACTCATTTACACCTCTTTCCAAAACTAACCAAACACACCATATATAATTTCAATCTCAATCAAACTGTGGATCTAAATAAACGCCTATTCCCAACTGTAGACAAGAAATACATTGGTATTCAATCAG is a window of Glandiceps talaboti chromosome 5, keGlaTala1.1, whole genome shotgun sequence DNA encoding:
- the LOC144435562 gene encoding serine/threonine-protein kinase SBK1-like encodes the protein MRNMNYASCKLSDHVCDKMLTLIQVDEYYETVKELGRGTYGRVDLAIYKETGLEVALKHMPKKSTKFKDFQREFTLGHCLSVHPNIINSYDVAFETATTYTFAQEYAPYGDLFESIPPQKGLPEDVAKQCIQQIASAIDFIHGKNIVHRDIKPENVLLFRQDCSNVKLMDFGMTRRTGTHVRKISGSIPYTPPEICEAVKNEGFYVECSQDVWAFGVLLFCILTGNFPWETAVTDDPYFLEYSQWQKRKTNTVPTQWRKFTPRLMRVFRKILDIKPEKRCSAREIYKYLSDDWIQREMEPLPQQDTFRRYSKSMDELSVLLEAHGVNTAADPKGREKMTSEWVLSTMETNNKRGAENIVAIGTPPEYRHQYRPALAELDDKKDSLPSEMERTGQPNDGHRFARKILSKLRRSKEIISPS